Part of the Candidatus Goldiibacteriota bacterium HGW-Goldbacteria-1 genome is shown below.
CTGAAACCCGAAGGCGGAAGAAACACCAAAACAAAGAAGGTTCCGGCCAAAGAAAGGGTAAGGAATTTTCAGGAAATACTCTCCGGATATTCGGGCGAGCAGGCAAAACGAGAAGCAGTACGCTGCTTAAGGTGCGACGTTAAGTCGTGCCAGAAACAATAAGGAGGCCGGCCATGGAAAACAACAAAGTATCAATTAAAGTAAACGGCAAAGATTATACTGTGGAAAAGGGGCTTACAATTGTTAAAGCCTGTAAGAAAATAGGAATTGATATTCCCACATTATGCTATCTTGAAGATGTTTCAAAGAACGCGTCATGCGGAATCTGCGTGGTAGAAATTAAGGGCGCCAAATCCCTTATCAGGTCATGCATTACCGAAGTGACACAGGGCATGGAAATTCTGACATCAAGCCCCAAGGTAATGGAAGCGCGCAGGACAAATCTGGAACTTATTCTTGCTAACCATCCGGATGACTGTTTAAACTGCGCAAGGAATGGGAATTGTGAACTTCAGGCTATGTCATACACGCTTGGAATAGACGGCACAAGCAGGTTTGTTAAAACAAAAAATGACGAACCTTTTGACGAGACTTCTCCGTCATTAATCAGGGATCCCAATAAATGCATCCTTTGCGGAAGGTGTGTGACAGTATGCGCGGATATGCAGACTGTTTATGCTATTGATTTTTCAAAGAGGGGCTTAAAAACAAAAGTTTCAACGTATATGGAAAAAGGCCTTGGAAATATAGCATGCACAAACTGCGGCCAGTGCGCCATTGTATGCCCAACCGGCGCCATTGTTGAAAAAGACGATACGCGCGCGGTATGGAAAGAACTGCAGGATCCGGAAAAAGTTGTTCTGGTACAGACGGCTCCCGCTATCAGGGTTGGTATCGGCGAGGCAATGGGAATGGGCGAAGGCGCCCTTGTAACGGGACAGATGGTATCCGCATTGCGCAGGCTGGGTTTCAGCAAGGTATTTGACACGGATTTTGCGGCCGATTTAACCATCCTTGAAGAAGGCCACGAGCTTATTAAAAGGCTTACAAAAGGCGGCACACTTCCTATGATGACATCATGCTCGCCGGGATGGATAAAATTCTTTGAACATTTTTATCCGGAGCAGCTTGCGCACTTGTCAACATGCAAATCGCCGCAGCAGATGTTTGGCGCGCTTGCGAAAAGTTTTTACGCGCAGAAGATGGGGATTGACCCAAGAAAAGTTGTGGTTGTATCAATAATGCCGTGCACGGCCAAGAAGTATGAAGCCAAAAGGGAAGAAATGGCAGGCGCGCTTAATTTCTGGAAGGATAAAATGGAACTTTCAAAAGATGATAAATTTTATGATATCGATTATGTCCTTACCACAAGGGAGCTTGCAAGAATGTTTAAGCAGGCAGGGGTGCATTTTTCCACGCTTCCCGAAGAGGAATTTGATTCGCCCCTTGGCGCTTCAACAGGTGCCGCGGTTATATTCGGCGCGACAGGCGGCGTAATGGAAGCGGCAGTAAGGACCGCGTATGAAGTTGTGGTGGGTAAACCGCTGCCAAGCCTTGATCTTAAAGTTGTCAGGGGTTTTGAAGGTATAAAGGAAGCGGAACTTGATTTAAACGGAACAAAGATTAAAGTGGCTGTGGCGCATACGCTTGGAAATGCCAGAAAACTTCTTGACCAGATAAAGGACGGCAAATCGCCTTACGCGTTTATTGAAGTTATGACATGCCCCGGCGGATGCTTGGGCGGCGGCGGACAGCCGATACCAACCACCTGGGAGATAAGGCAGAAAAGGGCGGATTCAATTTATGCCGAAGACAGGAAAAAGGGTTTAAGAAAATCACATGATAACCCCGAAGTAAAAGCGCTGTATGACGAGTTCCTAAAAGAACCGCTTGGGCACCTGTCGCATGAACTGCTTCACACCCATTACGTAAAAAGGGGAATATTTGTTTAAATTACTCTGATAAGATACTATAAGTTTTAAAACAACCGCGGGTTTAATTATCCGCGGTTGTTTTTTTTATATAAAAAATATGTTTTCTTTATTGCGCAGGTTATGTAAACTGACAGTACAACAGATTAAAAATCAGATATAAAAAAGGGTTTATGGACAAAAAACAGCTGATTAAAAAACGCATGCTTAAAACAAGCATTAACTTCTCCTGCAGGCAGTGCGGCGCCTGCTGCAGCGTGGGTTTTATTTATTTAAAAAGAGGCGAGAGTGAAAAGATAGCCGCACATCTGAAAATGCAGGTAAAAGAATTTAAAGAGAAATATACAAAATGGTTTGTCTGGCAGGGCAGGGCTTTAAAATGGGATGAGGCAGGAGCGTGTGTTTTTTTAAAGAATAACAAATGTTCTGTCTATAATGTAAGGCCATTCCAGTGCGCCTCTTTCCCTTTATGGCCGCGCCTTATGAAAAACAAAAAAGACCTTGCCGCCGCAAAAAAATACTGCAAAGGGTTATAGATAAGTAACAGGTTATTAACAACTGTCAGCTAACAAGTTTCAACTGACAACTTAATACTTGCTATTTGCAACCTGTAACTTGTTAGTTGTTAACTGTTAGTTGTTCTTAATTTTATTCCAGAAGAAATTAATATGTTCTGACATCAGATTTTCTATTACATCTGTTTTCTTTTTGTAAAATTTAAGGACGTTATATTCCGTAAGCATGCCTATCAGCGTGTAGAAGTATTCAAACGCAAGAAGCTTGGGGTCAAGGGTTTTAATAAGCCTTTTTTTAATAAGCATCCTGAAGATGTTTTCATAATATTTTATCCTCATCTTATGAAAATCAATGGACAGGATTTCAAATGCCTTCACATCGCGGTACTGTTCCATTGTGACTATACGCCAGACGCGCGCCATTAAAGGCTGTTCCATTACCTGACGGAATTCAAGCAGGCAGCTGTTAAGCAGGTCATAGCCGCTGCCGCCGTTTAAGATGCGGGTCATGTCAGTCTCGGAGAGCCTTGTCGCGTTGATATTTTCGGCAAAATAAAAATATATCTCGCTTAGCAGTTCTTCTTTATTTGTGAAGTGGTGGTACAGGGAACTTTCTTTCAGCCCGGCTGATGAAGTGATATCCCTTATGGATACGCAGCTGAAACCGTCTTTTGAAAATAATTCAACCGCGGTCTCAAATATTCTCTCTTTTGTACCGCGTCCTTTGGGTGTAATGCTTTTTTCGGATAAAATTTCAGTCATTTTTTTCTCCTTATTTAATACATTGCATGTACCGGAGCATACTAACTGTGCGGTAAAAAAAAGTCAAATTAAAATTATTATTGACAAAGAATAGGGCAGGGTGTATAACAATTTACGAAAGTTTTTGATATTTTTTTTATTGCTCTTTTAGACTAATATTAACTCACTTAAAGAAAACTTTTTTTTGCAGGGTCAAGTGAACGATTTCACAAAGTAATGGATTAAACTAACAACATGGTTTTTTAAAGTGTTTTAAGGTGAATTATTTCACAAGAATATATTTTATTATATGGAGGTATTAAGAATGACGATAGGGAAACAAGTGATAGAACTTGATTCAAATCTTCAAAGTTTCATTGAAAAATGGAAAGACAGGCCGGGCAGCGAAATCATGATACTGCATAAAGTTCAGGAGATTTACGGCTATGTCCCCAGGGAAGTTGCAATGGAAGTTTCCAGAACAATCGGGATTCCGCTTGCAAAGATTTATGGAATTATAACTTTTTATCACCTGTTCAAACTGAAAAAACCGGGCAAGAATCAGATTTCGGTATGCATGGGTACGGCGTGTTATTTAAAGGGCGGCAATGACATCATCACTGAACTTGAACAGCTGCTTGATGTTGGTGTTAACGCCACCAGCCCGGACGGGCTTTTTTCGCTTGAACTGGTACGCTGCGTGGGATGCTGCGGGCTTGCGCCTGTTATGCTTGTAAACGGGAAAGTATACGGCAATCTTAAGAAGAATCAGCTTGCCGGAATATTCGCGGAATTCAGACCGGAGGAGGCAAAATAATGGCTAAAATGGAAAAAGGCGACCTTGCTAAATTCAGGAACACTTATAAAAATGAAAGCAAAGGCGAAATAATGATATCTATGGGAACCTGCGGAATAGCGGCGGGCGCTTCGGATGTATTTAAAGAAATGGAAGAGACATTAAAAGCAAACGGAATCACAAATGTAAAGCTGGAAAAAACAGGGTGCCTTGGAATGTGTTTCTGCGAACCTAACCTTGCGGTAAGGGTTGAAGGCATGCCGGAAATATTTTACGGCAATGTGGATGAAACGGTTGCCCATTCAATAATAACCGAACATGTAATGAAAAAACAGATTTTGAAAAGCAACGTGATATTCATGCCGACAAAGGATACAGGCAAGAATATATTCAAAGCAGCGGAGGCCGACAAATGAACAGGAAATATTTTTTTATATGGGAACCTGAAAAGACAAAACAAAATCAGATGTATAACGCTTTTTCAAAGGTAATCAATGAAAAAGGATTACAGGAAAAAACAGAAGTGATAAAAAGCCTGTTTTTAGGGCTTACGGCGGACAAACCGATAGTAAGAATTATGCCTGAAGGCACAATTTATAAAGGGTTCACGGAAGCTGATGTAGAAGGTATTGTAGAGAATGCGCTTAACGGAAAAACCAGTAATTTTTTATTTGACTGCGGAAACAAAAATTCCGGCGTACCTGAAGCTGACCAGCAGAGCAAACAGTTTAAAATAGTATTAAGAAACGTGGGTTATATTAACCCTGAATCAATAGACGATTATATCCGGCGCGGCGGATACAGCGGCGTGGAAAAAGCAATATTTGAAATGACGCCGGACAAACTTATAACGGAAGTTAAGGCTTCCGGTTTAAGGGGGCGCGGCGGCGCGGGTTTCCCGACAGGATTAAAGTGGGAACTTACAAGGCGTGAAAAAGACCCTGTTAAGTATGTAATCTGTAACGCGGACGAAGGTGACCCGGGCGCGTACATGGATAGAAGCATAATGGAAGGCGACCCGCACAATCTTATAGAAGGAATGATACTTGGCGGCTATGCAATCGGCAGCAGCCAGGGATACATTTATATCAGGGCGGAATACCCGCTTGCAATTGAAAGGCTTGAAAAAGCCCTTGCAGCAGCAAGGGAAAAAGGGCTTCTTGGAAATAATATCCTTGGTTCTGACTTCAGTTTTGATATTGAATTAAGATGGGGCGCTGGAGCGTTTGTATGCGGCGAAGAAACCGCTTTAATCGCATCTGTGGAAGGCAAAAGGGGAAACCCAAGGCCAAGGCCGCCGTTTCCTTCAGTTTCAGGGCTTTGGAACAAACCAACATTTATAAATAATGTTGAAACATGGGCAAACATTCCCGTTATTGCCGAAAAAGGCGGGGCTTGGTTCGCGTCTATCGGGACGGAAAAGTCCAAAGGCACCAAGGTATTTGCCGTTACAGGAAAAGTAAGAAACCCGGGGCTTGTGGAAGTTCCCATGGGCACAACCATAAGGGAAATAGTTTATGACATCTGCGGCGGAATAAGCGGCGATAAGAAATACAAAGCTGTTCAGACCGGCGGGCCTTCCGGCGGCGTTATTCCGGAACAGTTCCTTGACATGCAGGTGGACTACGAGACGCTGCAGTCAATCGGCTCAATCATGGGTTCCGGCGGGCTTATCGTAATGGACGAAGATGACTGTATGGTGGACGTAAATAAGTTCTATCTTCAGTTCTCTGTTGATGAATCCTGCGGAAAATGTTCGCCCTGCAGAATTGGCGGCAAGCAGATTCTTGAAATTCTGGAAAAGATAACAAAAGGAAACGGAGAAGTAAAAGATATTGAAAAAATTAACAGCATAAGCATGGCGATGCAGAAGGCCTCATTATGCGCCCTTGGGCAGACCACGCCGAATCCGGTGCTGTCTTCGCTGAAATATTTCAATGATGAATATATGACACATATTAAAGACAAAAAATGCCCAACAGGCAAATGTAAAGACCTTGTACAATACACCATCATCAGCGATAAGTGCATTGGCTGCGGGCTTTGCGCGCAGAAATGCCCTGTAACCTGTATAAGCGGTGAAAAGAGAAAGCCATACCTGATAGACCAGTCAAAATGCATAAAGTGCGGCGAGTGCTTCGCGGTATGCAAATTCAGCGCCGTGAGCAGAGGCTAAGGAGGAAACACCATGATACAGGAAATTCAGACGGGAAAAAGGATAGAAGTTATAATTAACGGCCAGAAGATACAGGTTTTTGAAGGTGTTTCAATACTTGAAGCCGCGTTAAAAGCAAATGTTAAGATACCCACGCTTTGCAAGCACCCCGATATTGAAGCCACAGCTTCATGCGGAATATGCGTGGTAAAGGTAAAGAATAACAGAAAACTTTTAAGGGCATGCTGCACAAAAGTGGAGCCCGGCATGGAAATAACCACCCATGACGGCGAACTTTTTGAAGTAAGAAAAAACGTGCTTGACCTTATCTTGTCAACGCATCCCAATGAATGTTTAACCTGCTTAAGAAACCGCAACTGTGAACTTCAGACCCTTGCGGAAGAGTTTGGCATAAGGCAGCAGCCTTACAAAGCAATGGTAAGGGAGCTTCCGCATG
Proteins encoded:
- a CDS encoding NAD(P)H-dependent oxidoreductase subunit E, whose amino-acid sequence is MTIGKQVIELDSNLQSFIEKWKDRPGSEIMILHKVQEIYGYVPREVAMEVSRTIGIPLAKIYGIITFYHLFKLKKPGKNQISVCMGTACYLKGGNDIITELEQLLDVGVNATSPDGLFSLELVRCVGCCGLAPVMLVNGKVYGNLKKNQLAGIFAEFRPEEAK
- a CDS encoding 2Fe-2S ferredoxin yields the protein MAKMEKGDLAKFRNTYKNESKGEIMISMGTCGIAAGASDVFKEMEETLKANGITNVKLEKTGCLGMCFCEPNLAVRVEGMPEIFYGNVDETVAHSIITEHVMKKQILKSNVIFMPTKDTGKNIFKAAEADK
- a CDS encoding NADH-quinone oxidoreductase subunit NuoF, with the translated sequence MNRKYFFIWEPEKTKQNQMYNAFSKVINEKGLQEKTEVIKSLFLGLTADKPIVRIMPEGTIYKGFTEADVEGIVENALNGKTSNFLFDCGNKNSGVPEADQQSKQFKIVLRNVGYINPESIDDYIRRGGYSGVEKAIFEMTPDKLITEVKASGLRGRGGAGFPTGLKWELTRREKDPVKYVICNADEGDPGAYMDRSIMEGDPHNLIEGMILGGYAIGSSQGYIYIRAEYPLAIERLEKALAAAREKGLLGNNILGSDFSFDIELRWGAGAFVCGEETALIASVEGKRGNPRPRPPFPSVSGLWNKPTFINNVETWANIPVIAEKGGAWFASIGTEKSKGTKVFAVTGKVRNPGLVEVPMGTTIREIVYDICGGISGDKKYKAVQTGGPSGGVIPEQFLDMQVDYETLQSIGSIMGSGGLIVMDEDDCMVDVNKFYLQFSVDESCGKCSPCRIGGKQILEILEKITKGNGEVKDIEKINSISMAMQKASLCALGQTTPNPVLSSLKYFNDEYMTHIKDKKCPTGKCKDLVQYTIISDKCIGCGLCAQKCPVTCISGEKRKPYLIDQSKCIKCGECFAVCKFSAVSRG
- a CDS encoding ferredoxin yields the protein MENNKVSIKVNGKDYTVEKGLTIVKACKKIGIDIPTLCYLEDVSKNASCGICVVEIKGAKSLIRSCITEVTQGMEILTSSPKVMEARRTNLELILANHPDDCLNCARNGNCELQAMSYTLGIDGTSRFVKTKNDEPFDETSPSLIRDPNKCILCGRCVTVCADMQTVYAIDFSKRGLKTKVSTYMEKGLGNIACTNCGQCAIVCPTGAIVEKDDTRAVWKELQDPEKVVLVQTAPAIRVGIGEAMGMGEGALVTGQMVSALRRLGFSKVFDTDFAADLTILEEGHELIKRLTKGGTLPMMTSCSPGWIKFFEHFYPEQLAHLSTCKSPQQMFGALAKSFYAQKMGIDPRKVVVVSIMPCTAKKYEAKREEMAGALNFWKDKMELSKDDKFYDIDYVLTTRELARMFKQAGVHFSTLPEEEFDSPLGASTGAAVIFGATGGVMEAAVRTAYEVVVGKPLPSLDLKVVRGFEGIKEAELDLNGTKIKVAVAHTLGNARKLLDQIKDGKSPYAFIEVMTCPGGCLGGGGQPIPTTWEIRQKRADSIYAEDRKKGLRKSHDNPEVKALYDEFLKEPLGHLSHELLHTHYVKRGIFV